In the genome of Cupriavidus taiwanensis, one region contains:
- the pcaH gene encoding protocatechuate 3,4-dioxygenase subunit beta gives MTRLAQYRRPYWDTQPEYRFDPYASTQKRSPGQPLIALPQSLSEVTGPTFGAEFVREGDNDLTAGNGGEPIGERILVTGRVLDENGRPVPNALIEVWQANAAGRYVHKRDQHDAPLDPHFSGEGRTVTDANGHYRFKTIRPGAYPWRNHHNAWRPQHIHFSLFGNAYATRLVTQMYFPGDPLLPFDPIFNCVPDQKARDRLIASLDWETTQPEYALGYRFDIVLRGRDATPME, from the coding sequence ATGACCCGTCTTGCCCAATATCGCCGTCCCTACTGGGACACCCAGCCCGAATACCGCTTCGACCCCTACGCTTCCACGCAGAAGCGCTCGCCGGGCCAGCCGCTGATTGCGCTGCCCCAGTCGCTGTCCGAAGTGACCGGTCCCACCTTCGGCGCCGAATTCGTCCGCGAAGGCGATAACGACCTTACCGCCGGCAACGGCGGGGAGCCCATCGGCGAGCGCATCCTGGTGACCGGCCGCGTGCTCGACGAGAATGGCCGGCCAGTTCCGAACGCGCTGATCGAGGTGTGGCAGGCCAACGCCGCCGGCCGCTACGTCCACAAGCGCGACCAGCATGACGCGCCGCTGGACCCGCATTTCTCTGGCGAGGGCCGCACCGTTACCGACGCCAACGGGCACTACCGGTTCAAGACCATCAGGCCCGGCGCCTATCCCTGGCGCAACCACCACAACGCCTGGCGGCCGCAGCATATCCACTTCTCGCTGTTCGGCAATGCCTACGCCACGCGGCTGGTGACGCAGATGTATTTCCCCGGCGATCCGCTGCTGCCGTTCGATCCGATCTTCAATTGCGTGCCGGACCAGAAGGCGCGCGACCGGCTCATCGCCAGTCTCGACTGGGAGACTACCCAGCCCGAATACGCGCTGGGCTACCGTTTCGATATCGTGCTGCGTGGCCGCGATGCCACGCCGATGGAGTAA
- the pcaDC gene encoding bifunctional 3-oxoadipate enol-lactonase/4-carboxymuconolactone decarboxylase PcaDC: MPYLDHAGARLFYTVDGPEAAPAIIFSNSLGTDHTMWAPQAAALAGRFRVVRYDTRGHGRSTAPGDAFTVEQLGQDVVAILDALRIDQAVFCGLSLGGLTGMWLGIHAPERFCRIVLANTAAKIGNAEGWNTRIDTVLQDGMAGMVAPSIERWFTPGFAATSDRALDGLRGVLAGLDPRGYAASCAAVRDADFRETVSSITVPVLVVAGSQDPSTTAQEGRALADAIPGARFVELPAAHISSFEQPGRFTAALVDFVQGRLPVTDDHARYEAGLSVRRQVLGSAHVDRSLARLTPLNEEFQNLITRYAWGEIWTREGLPRHTRSLLTIAMMVALNRPEELKLHLRAAANNGVTRDQIKEVLLQTAIYCGVPAANSAFHLAEEIFAAMDQPD, from the coding sequence TTGCCCTATCTCGATCATGCCGGTGCCCGGCTCTTCTACACCGTCGACGGCCCCGAGGCCGCACCGGCCATCATCTTCTCCAACTCGCTCGGCACCGACCACACCATGTGGGCGCCGCAGGCCGCCGCGCTGGCCGGGCGCTTTCGCGTGGTGCGCTACGACACGCGCGGACACGGCCGCTCGACCGCACCCGGTGATGCCTTCACGGTTGAACAGCTCGGTCAGGATGTGGTCGCCATCCTGGACGCATTGCGGATTGACCAAGCGGTGTTCTGCGGCCTGTCATTGGGCGGCCTGACAGGGATGTGGCTCGGCATCCATGCGCCCGAGCGCTTCTGCCGCATCGTGCTGGCCAATACCGCGGCAAAGATCGGCAACGCAGAGGGATGGAACACGCGCATCGACACCGTGCTGCAAGACGGCATGGCCGGGATGGTCGCGCCATCGATCGAACGTTGGTTCACGCCCGGGTTTGCCGCCACCTCGGACCGTGCGCTGGATGGCCTGCGCGGCGTGCTGGCAGGACTCGATCCGCGCGGCTATGCGGCCAGCTGCGCGGCGGTGCGTGACGCAGATTTCCGCGAGACGGTGTCGTCGATCACGGTGCCGGTGCTGGTTGTCGCCGGCAGCCAGGACCCGTCGACCACCGCGCAAGAGGGCCGCGCGCTGGCCGATGCCATTCCCGGTGCGCGCTTCGTCGAACTGCCTGCCGCGCATATTTCCAGCTTCGAGCAGCCAGGCCGCTTCACCGCTGCACTGGTGGACTTCGTGCAAGGCCGCCTGCCCGTGACTGACGACCACGCGCGCTATGAGGCCGGCCTTTCAGTGAGGCGCCAGGTGCTCGGCAGCGCGCATGTCGATCGTTCGCTGGCGCGGCTGACGCCGCTCAACGAAGAATTCCAGAACCTGATCACGCGCTATGCCTGGGGCGAGATCTGGACGCGCGAGGGCCTGCCGCGCCATACGCGCAGCCTGCTGACCATCGCCATGATGGTGGCGCTGAACCGCCCGGAAGAACTGAAGCTGCATCTGCGCGCCGCGGCCAACAACGGCGTCACGCGCGACCAGATCAAGGAAGTGCTGCTGCAGACCGCGATCTATTGCGGTGTGCCGGCGGCGAATTCGGCCTTCCACCTGGCCGAGGAAATCTTCGCCGCGATGGACCAGCCGGACTGA
- the pcaG gene encoding protocatechuate 3,4-dioxygenase subunit alpha — protein sequence MLYATASQTVGPYLHIGLSGLNCADLTASAPDLAGQRIVIEGRVTDGNGEPVPDGMVEIWQANPAGRYRHAEDTCELPLVPGFTGFGRVPTEADGSFRFVTVKPGAVPGADGRQQAPHIMVSVFMRGLVKHVATRMYFPDEAAANAADPVLALVPAERRGTLVGIDSGNEAGNATLRWNIVLQGPDETVFFDI from the coding sequence ATGCTTTACGCCACCGCATCCCAGACCGTCGGTCCTTATCTTCATATCGGCCTGAGCGGGCTGAACTGCGCCGACCTGACCGCCAGCGCCCCGGACCTGGCCGGCCAGCGCATCGTGATCGAAGGCCGCGTCACCGACGGCAATGGCGAGCCCGTGCCCGACGGCATGGTCGAGATCTGGCAGGCCAATCCCGCCGGTCGCTACCGCCACGCCGAAGACACGTGCGAGCTGCCGCTGGTGCCCGGCTTTACCGGCTTCGGCCGCGTGCCGACCGAGGCCGACGGGTCGTTCCGCTTCGTCACCGTCAAGCCCGGCGCCGTGCCCGGGGCCGACGGCCGGCAGCAGGCGCCGCACATCATGGTGTCGGTGTTCATGCGCGGGCTGGTCAAGCACGTTGCCACGCGCATGTACTTTCCGGACGAGGCCGCGGCCAATGCGGCGGATCCGGTGCTGGCGCTGGTGCCGGCCGAGCGGCGCGGCACGCTCGTTGGCATCGATTCCGGCAACGAGGCCGGCAACGCCACGCTGCGCTGGAACATCGTGCTGCAAGGTCCGGACGAGACGGTGTTCTTCGATATCTGA
- the pobA gene encoding 4-hydroxybenzoate 3-monooxygenase, translating into MRTQVAIIGAGPAGLLLGQLLARAGIDNVIVEQRSPEYVLGRIRAGILESVTVDALKRAGVAARLQEEGLVHDGIELSFDGQRHRIDLHALVGRSVTVYGQTEVTRDLMAARQEAGITTVYEAQEVSLHDFDGARPVVRYRKDGVAHEIHCDYIAGCDGFHGVSRQSVPLTATQLFERVYPFGWLGILSDTPPVAEELIYASHERGFALCSMRSRTRSRYYVQVPSSERVEDWSDDRFWDELRCRLDPRSAQSLVTGPSIEKSIAPLRSFVCEPMRFGNLFLAGDAAHIVPPTGAKGLNLAASDVLTLADGLVAAYRHDDKRELDAYSARCLRRIWKAERFSWWLTSLMHRFPDADPFALRMQRAELDYLVGSEAACRALAENYVGLPY; encoded by the coding sequence ATGCGCACCCAGGTCGCCATCATCGGCGCCGGCCCCGCCGGCCTGTTGCTCGGGCAGCTGCTCGCCAGGGCGGGCATCGACAACGTGATCGTCGAGCAACGCAGTCCGGAATACGTGCTGGGGCGCATCCGCGCCGGCATCCTCGAGAGCGTGACCGTCGATGCGCTGAAGCGCGCGGGGGTGGCGGCGCGGCTGCAGGAGGAAGGGCTGGTGCACGACGGCATCGAGCTGTCGTTCGATGGCCAGCGGCATCGCATCGACCTGCACGCGCTGGTCGGCCGCAGCGTGACCGTCTACGGCCAGACCGAGGTCACGCGCGACCTGATGGCGGCACGGCAGGAAGCGGGCATCACCACGGTCTACGAGGCGCAGGAGGTCAGCCTGCATGATTTCGATGGCGCCAGGCCGGTGGTCCGTTACCGCAAGGACGGCGTGGCGCACGAGATTCACTGCGACTACATCGCCGGCTGCGACGGCTTCCATGGCGTCAGCCGCCAGAGCGTGCCGCTTACCGCCACGCAGCTGTTCGAGCGCGTCTATCCGTTCGGCTGGCTTGGCATCCTCTCGGACACGCCGCCGGTGGCGGAGGAACTGATCTATGCCAGCCACGAACGCGGCTTTGCGCTGTGCAGCATGCGCTCGCGCACGCGCAGCCGCTACTACGTGCAGGTGCCGTCGAGCGAGCGCGTGGAGGACTGGTCCGATGACCGCTTCTGGGACGAACTGCGTTGCCGCCTCGATCCGCGCTCGGCGCAGTCGCTGGTGACGGGCCCGAGCATCGAGAAAAGCATCGCGCCGCTGCGCAGCTTTGTGTGCGAGCCGATGCGCTTCGGCAACCTGTTCCTGGCCGGCGATGCCGCGCATATCGTGCCGCCTACCGGCGCCAAGGGGCTCAACCTGGCCGCCAGCGACGTGCTGACCCTGGCCGACGGACTGGTCGCAGCCTACCGGCATGACGACAAGCGCGAGCTGGATGCCTATTCGGCGCGCTGCCTGCGCCGCATCTGGAAGGCCGAGCGCTTTTCATGGTGGCTGACTTCGCTGATGCATCGCTTCCCCGATGCGGATCCGTTTGCTCTGCGCATGCAGCGGGCCGAGCTCGATTACCTGGTGGGTTCGGAAGCGGCTTGCCGGGCGTTGGCGGAGAATTATGTGGGGTTGCCTTACTAG
- a CDS encoding 3-carboxy-cis,cis-muconate cycloisomerase: MPTVTRLTDPMFGSPAVQDIFSDTGTVQRMLAVEAALARAEAQCGVIPAAAATVITEVCRDVGAIDRDALAQAAVAAGNLAIPFVKQLTAAVVARDADAARFVHWGATSQDIIDSALVLQLGDALRVLDADLVRLGESCTALASAHRATPMVARTWLQHALPTTFGCKAAGWLDALRRDLARLGAARAQARALQFGGAAGTLASLGDAAPGVTAALARELGLVAPVLPWHAHRDRMVEVATTLGMLTGTLGKMARDISLLMQTEVAEVAEPAGPGRGGSSTMPHKRNPVGCAAVLTASVRVPPLVATMLSGMVQEHERALGGWQAEWDTLPQIVALAAGALRQMGEVVAGLQVDAARMRGNLDLTHGLILGEAAMLELGGTIGRLQAHHVVESASRRAVADGTSLRDALARTLQEEPAHAGLLDDTTLDRLANPANYAGQSSAFADAAVQAWQSALAERAAR, translated from the coding sequence ATGCCAACCGTCACGCGTCTTACCGATCCCATGTTCGGCAGCCCCGCGGTGCAGGACATCTTCTCCGACACCGGCACCGTGCAGCGCATGCTTGCCGTCGAGGCCGCGCTCGCGCGCGCCGAAGCGCAATGCGGCGTGATCCCGGCCGCTGCCGCGACCGTCATCACCGAAGTCTGCCGCGACGTCGGCGCCATCGACCGCGATGCGCTGGCACAGGCCGCGGTCGCTGCCGGCAATCTTGCCATTCCCTTCGTCAAGCAACTGACCGCCGCCGTGGTTGCGCGCGATGCCGATGCTGCGCGATTCGTGCACTGGGGCGCCACCAGCCAGGACATCATCGACTCCGCGCTGGTGCTCCAGCTCGGAGACGCGCTGCGCGTACTCGATGCCGACCTGGTCCGCCTGGGTGAATCCTGCACCGCGCTGGCCAGCGCGCATCGCGCCACGCCGATGGTGGCGCGCACCTGGCTGCAGCATGCTCTGCCGACCACCTTTGGCTGCAAGGCCGCCGGCTGGCTCGACGCGCTGCGCCGCGACCTCGCCCGCCTTGGTGCAGCGCGCGCGCAGGCCCGCGCGCTGCAGTTCGGCGGCGCCGCGGGCACGCTCGCGAGCCTGGGCGACGCCGCGCCCGGCGTGACCGCCGCACTGGCCCGCGAACTCGGCCTGGTCGCGCCCGTGCTGCCGTGGCATGCGCATCGCGACCGCATGGTCGAGGTGGCCACCACGCTCGGCATGCTGACCGGCACGCTCGGCAAGATGGCTCGCGACATCTCGCTGCTGATGCAGACCGAGGTGGCGGAAGTGGCCGAGCCCGCCGGGCCCGGCCGTGGCGGTTCCAGCACCATGCCGCACAAGCGCAATCCGGTGGGTTGCGCGGCGGTGCTGACGGCGTCGGTGCGGGTGCCGCCGCTGGTGGCCACCATGCTGTCAGGCATGGTGCAGGAACACGAGCGTGCGCTGGGCGGCTGGCAGGCGGAATGGGACACGCTGCCGCAGATCGTCGCGCTGGCCGCGGGCGCGCTGCGCCAGATGGGCGAGGTGGTGGCGGGGCTGCAGGTCGATGCGGCGCGCATGCGTGGCAATCTCGATCTCACGCATGGGTTGATACTCGGCGAGGCCGCGATGCTGGAACTCGGAGGCACGATCGGCCGGCTGCAAGCGCACCACGTGGTGGAGAGCGCCTCGCGCCGCGCCGTCGCCGACGGCACCAGCCTGCGCGATGCGCTGGCCCGTACGCTGCAGGAAGAACCGGCCCACGCGGGCTTGCTCGACGACACCACGCTCGACCGCCTTGCCAATCCTGCCAACTATGCGGGCCAGTCATCGGCTTTCGCGGATGCGGCGGTGCAGGCGTGGCAATCCGCGCTTGCCGAACGTGCCGCACGGTAA
- a CDS encoding PhzF family phenazine biosynthesis protein, with product MPARGGAALIDVFVRGSGGGNPVPLVADAQGMSEAEMQQVAARHGHESAFVLPPSADGADLRLRFFVPRHEMEMCGHATVGALWALRQWGRWTAPAARVETLSGIVTARWDDAAQRVWISQPPVQASALDAACRRSVAAVLGLPGDGGGYAMTNACTSRVKTLVAMPDVAALAALRPDFARMAALCDAIGSTGLYPYADAATDDPPAPPATRAVHARQFPRASGYPEDAATGIAAAALWGHLAGNAGESAPVLAVRQGETMGRPSEILVAPRVAADGTAQGCWLTGAVHWSQP from the coding sequence ATGCCCGCGCGCGGCGGCGCGGCGCTAATCGACGTGTTCGTGCGGGGCTCCGGCGGCGGCAACCCGGTACCGCTGGTGGCCGATGCACAAGGCATGTCCGAGGCGGAGATGCAGCAGGTCGCGGCGCGGCATGGCCATGAATCGGCCTTTGTGCTGCCGCCGTCGGCCGATGGGGCGGACCTGCGCCTGCGCTTCTTCGTGCCACGGCACGAGATGGAGATGTGCGGCCATGCCACGGTGGGCGCGTTGTGGGCGCTGCGCCAATGGGGCCGCTGGACCGCGCCGGCCGCGCGCGTCGAGACGCTGAGCGGCATCGTGACGGCGCGCTGGGACGACGCGGCGCAGCGGGTGTGGATTTCGCAGCCGCCGGTGCAGGCAAGCGCGCTGGATGCGGCCTGCCGCCGGTCGGTCGCCGCGGTGCTGGGCCTGCCTGGCGATGGCGGCGGTTATGCCATGACCAACGCCTGCACCAGCCGCGTCAAGACGCTGGTGGCGATGCCGGATGTGGCGGCGCTGGCCGCGCTGCGGCCGGACTTCGCACGGATGGCGGCGTTGTGCGATGCGATCGGGTCCACCGGGCTGTACCCGTATGCGGATGCGGCAACCGACGATCCCCCGGCTCCGCCAGCCACGCGGGCGGTGCATGCTCGGCAGTTTCCGCGTGCTTCCGGCTACCCGGAAGACGCCGCCACCGGCATTGCCGCCGCCGCGCTGTGGGGACACCTTGCCGGCAATGCCGGAGAAAGCGCGCCAGTACTCGCGGTACGGCAGGGCGAAACCATGGGCCGGCCGTCGGAAATCCTGGTGGCGCCGCGCGTGGCGGCCGACGGCACGGCGCAGGGTTGCTGGCTTACCGGCGCGGTCCATTGGAGCCAGCCATGA
- a CDS encoding Bug family tripartite tricarboxylate transporter substrate binding protein — MANLPPIFPNLHACLLGVLCLAPAGAAVAQDWPIKPVTLVVPFPAGGGTDLLVRTIQPRLQAALGQPVVIDNRSGAGGTIGAAFVARAAPDGYVVGVATTSTHAVSASVYPKLPYKPAADFAYAGFIGTSPYVLAVNRALQAADVKALLDRLRHDKPAQHSFASVGVGTVSHLIGVQFQALARVPLTHVPYRGAAPAYTDLIGGQVQLMFDNPAGLVPYLRAGKLAAVATTAPTPLLPGVPTFASQGVPGFAQQLWYGLAFPRGTPAPIVARMNQALNQVLADKDTIRELADKGVTARPGTPAEMLATVQHDLSYWGEIARSVGATIE; from the coding sequence ATGGCAAACCTGCCACCCATCTTTCCCAATCTGCACGCCTGCCTGCTCGGGGTTCTTTGCCTGGCCCCGGCCGGCGCTGCCGTCGCCCAGGACTGGCCCATCAAGCCGGTCACGCTGGTGGTTCCGTTCCCGGCCGGCGGCGGCACCGACCTGCTGGTCCGCACCATCCAGCCCCGGCTGCAGGCGGCGCTCGGGCAGCCTGTGGTGATCGACAACCGCAGCGGTGCGGGCGGCACCATCGGCGCTGCGTTTGTGGCGCGTGCCGCGCCGGATGGCTACGTGGTGGGCGTGGCGACCACCAGCACGCATGCGGTCAGCGCCAGCGTCTATCCCAAGCTGCCGTACAAGCCCGCCGCCGACTTTGCCTACGCTGGCTTTATCGGCACGTCGCCATATGTGCTCGCGGTCAATCGCGCACTGCAGGCAGCTGACGTGAAGGCGCTGCTCGACCGGTTGCGCCACGACAAACCTGCGCAGCACAGCTTTGCCTCGGTCGGCGTGGGCACGGTCTCGCACCTGATCGGCGTGCAGTTCCAGGCGTTGGCCAGAGTGCCGCTGACGCATGTGCCGTATCGCGGCGCCGCGCCCGCTTATACCGACCTCATCGGTGGCCAGGTACAGCTGATGTTCGACAACCCCGCGGGACTGGTGCCGTATCTCCGCGCCGGCAAGCTGGCTGCGGTCGCCACGACCGCGCCGACGCCGCTACTGCCCGGCGTGCCGACCTTCGCCAGCCAGGGCGTGCCGGGCTTCGCGCAGCAGCTCTGGTATGGACTGGCGTTTCCGCGCGGGACGCCGGCACCGATCGTTGCGCGCATGAACCAGGCGCTCAACCAGGTGCTGGCGGACAAGGACACCATCCGCGAACTCGCCGACAAGGGCGTGACGGCACGCCCGGGCACGCCTGCGGAGATGCTCGCCACCGTGCAGCACGACTTGTCTTACTGGGGCGAGATTGCCCGGTCCGTGGGAGCGACGATTGAATAA
- a CDS encoding helix-turn-helix domain-containing protein: MKPVPTYSLYGVNSSEPLSDQLHFESIAARSRLHGWEIKPHRHERFLQILYIHAGGGEALLEERREPLRSGSLVTMPPRHIHGFVFTPDTDGMVVTMTDSHLRTLLAGVPDALPLFEHPRHDRVRRGHVLASSLALFRGEMEAVSAWRGASLSALLTLVLIGIARLANADQPAAARSSSRPARHFQHFQQLLESDYREQKEIGHYAGAIGITPTQLNRVCRQASGQTALQMIHARVLAEAQRDLLFSDLEIKHIALSLGFSDAAYFSRFFARLVGQAPTEFRQSGRARLPAFAVR, encoded by the coding sequence GTGAAACCTGTCCCGACCTACTCCCTGTATGGCGTGAATTCGTCCGAGCCGCTGTCCGACCAGCTGCATTTCGAGTCCATCGCCGCGCGCAGCCGCCTGCACGGGTGGGAGATCAAGCCTCACCGGCATGAGCGCTTCCTGCAAATTCTGTACATCCATGCGGGTGGCGGCGAAGCCCTGCTCGAAGAACGCCGCGAGCCGCTGCGCAGCGGCTCGCTGGTGACGATGCCGCCGCGGCATATCCACGGCTTCGTGTTTACGCCGGACACTGACGGCATGGTCGTCACCATGACCGACAGCCACCTGCGCACGCTGCTGGCGGGTGTGCCGGACGCGCTGCCGCTGTTCGAACACCCGCGCCATGACCGCGTGCGGCGCGGCCACGTGCTGGCGAGTTCGCTGGCGCTGTTTCGTGGGGAGATGGAAGCCGTGTCCGCCTGGCGCGGGGCGTCGCTGTCGGCGCTGCTGACTTTGGTGCTGATCGGTATCGCGCGGCTGGCCAATGCCGATCAGCCGGCAGCCGCGCGCAGCAGCAGTCGTCCGGCGCGGCATTTCCAGCACTTCCAGCAACTGCTGGAATCGGACTATCGCGAGCAGAAGGAAATCGGGCACTACGCCGGGGCGATCGGCATTACGCCCACGCAGCTCAACCGCGTATGCCGCCAGGCCTCGGGCCAGACCGCGCTTCAGATGATCCACGCGCGCGTGCTCGCCGAAGCGCAGCGCGACCTGCTCTTCAGCGACCTGGAGATCAAGCACATCGCGCTGTCGCTCGGGTTCTCCGACGCGGCGTACTTCTCGCGCTTCTTCGCCCGGCTGGTCGGGCAGGCGCCCACGGAGTTCCGGCAGTCGGGACGGGCGCGGCTGCCGGCGTTCGCGGTGCGCTGA
- a CDS encoding AraC family transcriptional regulator, translated as MAALTHHSPKLHLTAERGFALHESRHAGFRREWHTHDCSMLLWTRAGRLRSVWESQPDTQQPGPVAATLVRGGAVLLPASTRHFTAAEAGRQHHGELYLPPDRLRSAAPYGALRLDGAALAMLEALLTPGLAPASAELLVRAVVGQIMASPLLALPQEPASLALRLVRCFSAALERDQALPSIDAAACTLGVSARQLQRACQLEFGASPVAVRRRVLAAHARSLLAEGLPLSRVSERLGFASSGHLARLLREVPPAR; from the coding sequence GTGGCTGCCCTGACACATCACTCCCCCAAGCTGCACCTGACCGCCGAGCGTGGCTTTGCCCTGCATGAAAGCCGCCACGCGGGATTCCGGCGCGAATGGCATACGCACGACTGCAGCATGCTGCTGTGGACGCGCGCCGGCCGGCTGCGCAGCGTGTGGGAAAGCCAGCCCGACACGCAGCAGCCCGGCCCGGTCGCGGCCACGCTGGTACGCGGCGGGGCGGTGCTGCTGCCGGCGTCGACGCGCCATTTCACCGCGGCGGAAGCCGGACGACAGCATCACGGCGAACTCTACCTGCCTCCCGACAGGCTGCGCAGCGCCGCGCCTTACGGTGCGCTGCGGCTCGACGGCGCCGCGCTGGCAATGCTCGAAGCACTGCTGACGCCCGGGCTTGCGCCCGCCAGCGCGGAGCTGCTGGTGCGCGCCGTCGTCGGCCAGATCATGGCCAGCCCGCTGCTGGCGCTGCCGCAGGAGCCGGCCTCGCTCGCGCTCCGGCTGGTGCGATGCTTCAGCGCGGCGCTGGAGCGCGACCAGGCGCTGCCGTCGATCGATGCCGCGGCCTGCACCCTGGGCGTTTCGGCGCGGCAGCTGCAGCGCGCCTGCCAGCTCGAGTTCGGCGCGAGCCCGGTCGCGGTCCGCCGGCGCGTGCTCGCGGCGCATGCGCGCAGCCTGCTGGCAGAAGGGCTGCCGCTGTCCCGCGTCAGCGAGCGCCTTGGCTTTGCCAGCAGCGGCCATCTCGCGCGCCTGCTGCGCGAGGTCCCGCCAGCGCGCTGA
- a CDS encoding RidA family protein, which yields MSATTPEARLAAAGFALPDAPVPRGNYAPACAIDGRVSISGQTPRRDGIAMAGCCATEADLPAARLAAEVAMLNALAVLRAAAGGELAAVRQVTRLRGFVRAHGDFTRHSLVVDSASALLTLAFPDQALPARTAVGVASLPDRAWIEIELEAYLA from the coding sequence ATGAGCGCCACCACGCCGGAAGCGCGGCTCGCGGCCGCGGGCTTTGCGCTGCCGGACGCGCCCGTCCCGCGCGGCAACTACGCGCCGGCCTGCGCGATCGACGGACGCGTCAGCATCAGCGGCCAGACGCCCCGGCGTGACGGCATTGCCATGGCCGGCTGCTGCGCCACCGAAGCCGATCTGCCGGCCGCTCGCCTTGCCGCCGAGGTGGCGATGCTGAATGCGCTGGCTGTATTGCGGGCAGCCGCCGGTGGCGAACTGGCGGCGGTGCGGCAGGTCACGCGGCTGCGCGGCTTCGTGCGGGCGCACGGCGATTTCACCCGGCATTCGCTGGTGGTGGACAGTGCCTCCGCGCTGCTGACACTGGCTTTCCCGGATCAGGCGCTGCCGGCCCGCACCGCGGTGGGGGTGGCGAGCCTGCCGGACCGTGCCTGGATCGAGATCGAGCTGGAGGCCTACCTGGCGTGA
- a CDS encoding LysR substrate-binding domain-containing protein has translation MKTPARPALEIFRNRVRLRHLYCFVAVSQTQHLGRAADRLGLTQPAVSKTLSELEELTGTRLLVRQRAGTELTTAGTRFLRHALRILADIDAAADSMAGEQAQPRERIRLGALPSVVPAVLTDALLRFRAAHPEVGLAVQTGMNRSLIDQLKADVLDLVIGRMDDPVAMESLWFESLGPDSLALAVRPEHPLAAVSRPTLLDVLAWPLVIPAAGSIPRHNTESLLARHGLPLPGGCVETSDAYLGRLLARHSDCVWAAPLSAARRAVAEDELVLLPLDTQGTEEPIGLLRHGDRTLSPMAEALADCIRAAARPLAAE, from the coding sequence ATGAAAACCCCCGCCCGGCCCGCGCTTGAAATCTTCCGCAACCGCGTTCGGCTGCGGCATCTCTACTGCTTCGTGGCGGTGTCGCAAACGCAGCACCTGGGCCGCGCCGCCGACCGCCTCGGGCTGACACAGCCAGCCGTGTCCAAGACCCTGAGCGAACTGGAGGAGCTGACCGGCACCCGCCTGCTGGTGCGCCAGCGTGCGGGCACGGAACTGACCACCGCCGGCACGCGCTTCCTGCGTCACGCGCTGCGCATCCTTGCGGATATCGATGCGGCGGCCGACAGCATGGCCGGCGAGCAAGCGCAGCCCCGGGAGCGCATCCGGCTGGGGGCGCTGCCCAGCGTCGTACCGGCGGTGCTCACCGATGCCTTGCTGCGCTTCCGTGCCGCGCACCCCGAGGTCGGGCTTGCCGTCCAGACCGGCATGAACCGCAGCCTGATCGACCAGCTCAAGGCCGATGTGCTGGACCTGGTCATTGGCCGCATGGATGACCCGGTGGCCATGGAAAGCCTGTGGTTCGAATCGCTCGGGCCCGACTCGCTGGCCCTGGCGGTACGCCCCGAGCATCCGCTTGCCGCCGTCTCGCGGCCGACCTTGCTCGACGTGCTGGCATGGCCGCTGGTGATCCCCGCCGCGGGCTCGATTCCCCGCCACAACACCGAAAGCCTGCTCGCCCGCCATGGCCTGCCGCTGCCGGGCGGATGCGTGGAAACGTCGGATGCCTACCTCGGACGGCTGCTGGCCCGCCACAGCGACTGCGTGTGGGCGGCGCCCCTGTCCGCCGCGCGGCGCGCGGTGGCCGAGGATGAGCTGGTCCTGCTGCCGCTCGATACGCAGGGCACCGAGGAACCGATCGGCCTGCTGCGGCACGGCGACCGCACGCTGAGCCCGATGGCCGAAGCGCTGGCCGACTGCATCCGCGCCGCGGCCAGGCCGCTTGCCGCCGAGTGA